In Picosynechococcus sp. PCC 7002, the following are encoded in one genomic region:
- a CDS encoding sensor histidine kinase, whose protein sequence is MTTLPQLLPVSPEYLSLCQGQLQLLAQGVGAEWGIVYLAQPDQENQEITLQPISAFPDRLLAAGRQGSTEMATMVSDQEEWLDVPMGEETAALPDDLVGLLGEPARAFPLWHGDLILGILATGRRDRGWRSPEVTQIELIAEGLVLACVLDQQKSWATERLTQQQHLQALEQEHFHDLLHQLRNPTMAISTFGKLLLKRLLPTEKNYPVAEGIVRESDRLKGLLTQFSEEVDLLTAQIPQLEGGPSLALPPNGELSFAPDRSLSVEPLPVAEVVLPLVASLGAIATERGITLNYRLPEPSPWVLGNHTALMEVLNNLLENALKYTPSGGQVFLQVEAQAHELTIAVHDTGYGIPPADLPHVFERHYRGVQAESAIEGTGLGLAIAADLVGKMAGDIEVYSPTIGLPHTEALPGSTFMLWLKVASNPHQVTSAELPQGN, encoded by the coding sequence ATGACGACATTACCGCAACTGTTGCCAGTTAGCCCAGAGTATTTGTCCCTGTGCCAAGGGCAGTTGCAATTGTTAGCCCAAGGCGTTGGGGCAGAGTGGGGGATCGTTTATTTGGCCCAGCCAGATCAAGAGAATCAAGAAATTACGCTCCAACCCATTAGTGCCTTTCCCGATCGTTTGCTGGCGGCGGGGAGGCAGGGATCAACGGAGATGGCAACGATGGTTTCGGATCAAGAGGAATGGCTTGATGTCCCGATGGGCGAGGAAACGGCTGCTTTGCCGGATGACCTTGTGGGTTTGTTGGGGGAACCAGCTCGGGCATTTCCCCTGTGGCATGGTGATTTAATTTTGGGGATTTTAGCGACGGGACGCCGGGATCGGGGTTGGCGATCGCCAGAGGTGACCCAGATTGAATTGATCGCCGAAGGTTTAGTGCTGGCCTGTGTGTTGGATCAGCAAAAGAGTTGGGCCACTGAGCGGCTCACCCAGCAGCAACATCTCCAGGCCCTAGAACAAGAGCATTTCCATGATCTGCTACACCAGCTCCGTAATCCAACAATGGCGATCAGTACCTTCGGTAAGTTGTTGTTGAAGCGGTTACTGCCGACGGAGAAAAATTATCCGGTCGCCGAAGGCATTGTCCGGGAAAGCGATCGCCTGAAAGGATTGCTCACCCAATTTAGTGAAGAGGTGGATCTCTTAACGGCTCAAATTCCCCAGTTGGAGGGAGGGCCAAGTTTAGCTTTACCGCCCAATGGTGAACTGAGTTTTGCCCCAGACCGTTCCCTCTCCGTAGAGCCGTTACCCGTAGCAGAAGTGGTACTTCCCCTCGTCGCTTCCCTAGGGGCGATCGCCACCGAGCGGGGGATCACCTTAAATTATAGGTTGCCAGAACCGTCTCCTTGGGTCTTGGGGAATCACACAGCCCTGATGGAAGTTTTGAATAATCTTTTAGAAAATGCGCTGAAATATACACCGTCCGGGGGACAAGTGTTCTTGCAGGTAGAAGCCCAGGCCCATGAACTCACCATTGCCGTCCATGATACGGGCTACGGTATCCCCCCGGCGGATTTGCCCCATGTCTTTGAACGACATTACCGGGGAGTGCAGGCGGAAAGTGCCATTGAAGGTACTGGGCTGGGGTTGGCGATCGCCGCTGATCTTGTGGGAAAAATGGCCGGAGACATTGAAGTATATAGCCCAACCATTGGCTTACCCCATACCGAAGCTCTCCCCGGTAGCACTTTTATGTTGTGGCTTAAAGTCGCGTCAAATCCTCATCAAGTTACCTCTGCTGAGCTTCCCCAAGGCAATTGA